One Capricornis sumatraensis isolate serow.1 chromosome 8, serow.2, whole genome shotgun sequence genomic region harbors:
- the MS4A10 gene encoding LOW QUALITY PROTEIN: membrane-spanning 4-domains subfamily A member 10 (The sequence of the model RefSeq protein was modified relative to this genomic sequence to represent the inferred CDS: substituted 1 base at 1 genomic stop codon), translating to MAAAADGASTVTPRSEAEGCPSEKVLSPTPPDLTAADGASAVTPRSEAEGCPSEKVLSPTPPDLTAADGASSVTPRSEAEGCPSEKVLSPTPPGLTDLPEKVTQPALPPQNWHQEKPRKSSRVLKELGAIHVVIALVYLFIGGYLVAAVQNLHLVVQKCWYPFWGAASFLISGILAITMESFQKNYLKVCLVANSISFLCVLAGLFVIVKDLFLETPFEFPIWKPYPNDTVHIQRLVLALLCVTCVEVFLPGLMAIMAYRETRLSAEEDDLPLVPDSPLELKEQSMMPPPSYEDVTQGDLQDEQERRXRGLRIPTLSKFTPCPWLI from the exons ATGGCAGCAGCAGCCGATGGAGCATCCACAGTTACTCCCAGGTCAGAAGCTGAAGGATGCCCGTCAGAGAAGGTCCTCAGCCCTACCCCGCCTGACCTGACAGCAGCCGATGGAGCATCCGCAGTTACTCCCAGGTCGGAAGCTGAAGGATGCCCGTCAGAGAAGGTCCTCAGCCCTACTCCACCTGACCTGACAGCAGCCGATGGAGCGTCCTCAGTTACTCCCAGGTCGGAAGCTGAAGGATGCCCATCAGAGAAGGTCCTCAGCCCTACCCCGCCTGGCCTGACAGATCTACCTGAGAAGGTGACCCAGCCTGCCCTCCCACCTCAAAACTGGCACCAGGAGAAGCCCAGGAAGAGTAGCCGGGTTCTCAAGGAGCTGGGC GCCATCCATGTGGTCATCGCTCTGGTGTACCTGTTCATTGGAGGTTATCTGGTGGCTGCTGTCCAGAACCTtcacctggtggtccagaagtgTTGGTATCCTTTCTGGGGGGCTGCCTCT TTTCTTATTTCTGGGATCTTGGCAATAACAATGGAGTCGTTTCAGAAAAATTATCTG AAGGTGTGCCTGGTAGCAAACTCCATCAGCTTCCTCTGCGTGCTGGCTGGCCTCTTTGTCATTGTCAAGGACCTCTTTCTGGAGACTCCATTTGAGTTCCCCATCTGGAAACCGTACCCCAATGATACT GTCCACATCCAGAGGCTAGTGCTGGCCCTGCTCTGTGTCACCTGTGTGGAGGTCTTCCTGCCGGGGCTCATGGCCATCATGGCATACAGGGAGACCCGCCTGTCTGCAGAG GAGGATGACCTGCCTCTTGTCCCCGACTCACCACTGGAGCTCAAGGAGCAGTCAATGATGCCTCCACCATCCTACGAGGACGTCACTCAAGGCGACCTGCAGGACGAGCAGGAGAGGAGGTGAAGAGGCCTTAGGATCCCTACACTGTCCAAATTCACCCCATGTCCCTGGCTAATATGA